Proteins co-encoded in one Juglans regia cultivar Chandler chromosome 16, Walnut 2.0, whole genome shotgun sequence genomic window:
- the LOC109019631 gene encoding O-acyltransferase WSD1-like, which yields MMMGDHVKATRNSHHDEEPLSPAARFFHAPRFNVYIIAIMGCKTRINPDVVKAGLEQTLVKHPRFSSKMVVDGNKYCKNQKWTRTKVNLEDHIIVPELDPNIDFPDRFVEDYVSNVTRTPLDLSKPLWELHILNIKTSDAEAVGVFRIHHSMGDGASLVSLLLACTRKTSDPEALPSVPVRKRAGSTFNSWDGFWWFFLAIWLFLRLIWNTFVDVLLFVATILFLNDTKTPIKGAPGVELNVKKFVHRTVSLDDIKLVKNAMNTTVNDVVVGITQAGLSRYLNRRYSGEEQKDGRVKQSNSNIPKGIRLRTAILVNLRKSAGIQDMADMMAKGSKIRGGNVIGYLFLPFTIALQDDPLDYVRKAKAIIDRKKLSLEPIFTSTSLGLVFRTFGTKVTTAIMRRALSNITMAISGMIGPQEEISFYGHPIAYLAPTVYGGPSSLVVHFQSYVNKMTISLSADPSVIPDPHELCNNIEESLKLVRDAALNKGLIKLQDVV from the exons atgatGATGGGTGATCATGTCAAGGCAACAAGAAACAGTCATCATGATGAGGAGCCACTAAGTCCAGCTGCTCGGTTCTTTCATGCGCCACGCTTTAACGTTTATATCATTGCCATCATGGGGTGCAAGACAAGAATCAATCCTGACGTTGTTAAGGCTGGTTTGGAGCAAACTTTGGTCAAGCATCCTAGATTCTCCAGCAAGATG gtcGTTGATGGCAACAAGTACTGCAAAAATCAAAAATGGACTCGGACGAAAGTAAATCTGGAGGATCATATTATTGTTCCCGAATTGGATCCCAACATAGATTTTCCAGACAGATTTGTTGAAGACTACGTGTCAAATGTCACAAGAACTCCCTTAGACCTCTCCAAACCATTATGGGAACTCCACATTCTCAACATCAAAACCTCAGATGCAGAGGCTGTTGGGGTCTTTAGGATTCACCACTCGATGGGCGATGGTGCATCCCTCGTATCCCTTCTCCTAGCCTGTACACGGAAAACCTCTGACCCAGAAGCATTGCCGAGTGTTCCAGTGAGAAAACGGGCAGGTTCGACGTTTAATTCGTGGGATGGATTTTGGTGGTTCTTTTTAGCAATTTGGCTGTTTTTAAGGTTGATTTGGAACACTTTCGTGGATGTCTTGCTGTTTGTGGCGACCATTCTATTTCTGAATGACACGAAAACTCCGATCAAAGGTGCACCCGGGGTTGAGCTGAACGTCAAAAAATTCGTGCATCGGACAGTCAGCTTGGACGACATAAAGCTCGTGAAGAATGCAATGAACACG ACTGTAAACGATGTTGTTGTTGGAATAACTCAAGCTGGCCTATCGAGATATCTGAATCGTAGATATA GTGGTGAGGAGCAGAAAGATGGGCGAGTGAAGCAAAGCAATAGCAATATCCCCAAAGGTATCCGTCTTAGGACAGCCATTCTCGTCAATCTCAGAAAGTCTGCAGGAATACAG GATATGGCTGATATGATGGCTAAGGGGTCGAAAATTAGGGGGGGCAATGTGATCGGATATTTGTTCCTCCCATTCACCATTGCTTTGCAAGACGACCCATTGGATTATGTTCGGAAAGCAAAGGCCATCATTGATAGAAAAAAGCTCTCACTTGAACCTATATTCACAAGTACGAGTCTTGGGTTAGTATTCAGAACATTTGGAACCAAG GTTACTACTGCTATAATGCGCCGAGCACTCTCCAATATAACAATGGCTATTTCCGGAATGATTGGTCCGCAAGAAGAAATTAGCTTTTATGGTCATCCAATTGCTTACCTTGCTCCCACTGTTTATGGGGGCCCAAGT TCACTGGTTGTCCATTTTCAAAGTTACGTAAACAAGATGACTATTTCTTTGTCAGCTGACCCAAGTGTGATTCCTGATCCTCACGAGCTCTGTAACAACATTGAAGAATCACTTAAACTCGTTCGAGATGCTGCACTCAATAAAGGACTCATCAAGCTGCAGGATGTTGTCTAA